A genome region from Triticum aestivum cultivar Chinese Spring chromosome 2B, IWGSC CS RefSeq v2.1, whole genome shotgun sequence includes the following:
- the LOC123042559 gene encoding wall-associated receptor kinase 2: MPFHKLAAVPVLVWLGVALATRLPRAGATPTPHSSQCKTKCGRVDIPYPFGIVDSPDDGHCAMHDGFALTCNKTGINGRRRRPFAGDVEVVHISLQRGKARMKATISSYCYNLTSRVMDTDPWSVDLKGTPYKFAGTNKFTVIGCQSLVYIVGEHGDDAQDQYMSGCVAMCWRGGNGDVRSALRNGSCSGIGCCQTAIPKGLQYYQVLFEPGVNTTEIHNVSRCSYAVLMDSSDFTFSTTYVTSRAFINNYGGQAPFVVDWSIGNETCDAARKKHVSYACVSDNSECFNSQNGPGYICNCSKGFHGNPYLQHLERGCKDIDECKHPQRYRCSNGGVCRNRLGGYDCPCKSRWKGVAKAGTCIDHFPLAAKLAVGAIGGILLMSIISFLIILHKEKKKMKEFYKNNGGPLLEEATGIKIFKKGELKPFLKNSNIIGKGGFGKVYKGLLDNKEVAIKKPINGSVRENKQFANEVIIQSQVIHKNIVRLIGCCLEVEAPLLVYEFISQGSLHDILHNHNNKVALNLEARLNIAAQSADGLAYMHSKANIRILHGDVKPANILLDDNFVPKISDFGISRLLARDKEHTGSVIGDMNYMDPVYQREGLLTEKSDVYSFGVVILELISSRRAIHSENNSLLKSFLEYDKKKEKMTELFDKEIAITKDLELLDSLACMALKCLSLDVEQRPTMMEIAEQLLILSRSRKV, encoded by the exons ATGCCGTTCCACAAATTAGCTGCTGTACCAGTACTAGTATGGCTGGGCGTAGCGCTTGCCACAAGGTTACCACGGGCTGGAGCAACACCGACACCACATAGCAGCCAGTGCAAAACAAAATGCGGCCGCGTAGACATCCCTTACCCTTTCGGCATCGTCGATTCTCCTGATGACGGCCACTGCGCCATGCATGATGGCTTCGCCCTGACCTGCAACAAGACCGGGATTAATGGTAGGCGCCGCAGGCCATTTGCTGGCGATGTGGAGGTCGTCCACATTTCGCTGCAGCGAGGTAAGGCCCGGATGAAGGCGACCATCTCCTCCTACTGCTACAACCTCACCTCTCGGGTTATGGACACGGACCCGTGGTCGGTCGACCTCAAGGGTACGCCCTACAAGTTTGCGggcaccaacaagttcaccgtcatcgGCTGCCAAAGCCTGGTGTACATCGTGGGCGAGCACGGCGACGACGCCCAAGACCAGTACATGAGTGGGTGCGTGGCCATGTGCTGGCGCGGAGGCAACGGCGATGTCAGGTCGGCCCTCAGAAACGGCTCCTGCTCCGGGATAGGCTGCTGCCAGACAGCCATCCCCAAGGGGTTGCAGTACTACCAGGTGCTCTTCGAGCCTGGAGTCAACACGACGGAGATCCACAACGTCAGCCGCTGCAGCTATGCGGTGCTCATGGACTCGTCCGACTTCACCTTCTCGACGACCTATGTGACCTCGCGGGCGTTCATTAACAACTACGGCGGCCAGGCGCCGTTCGTGGTTGACTGGTCTATCGGAAACGAGACGTGCGACGCAGCCCGCAAGAAGCATGTGTCCTATGCGTGCGTCAGCGACAACAGCGAGTGCTTCAACTCACAGAATGGACCAGGCTACATCTGCAACTGCTCCAAAGGCTTCCATGGTAATCCTTACCTGCAACATCTGGAGCGCGGATGCAAAG ACATTGACGAATGCAAGCACCCCCAACGGTATCGCTGCTCAAATGGCGGGGTCTGCAGAAACAGGCTGGGAGGCTATGACTGTCCATGCAAATCTAGATGGAAAGGCGTCGCCAAAGCGGGAACCTGTATAGATCATTTCCCTCTAGCAGCAAAGCTGGCAGTCG GTGCAATAGGTGGTATTCTTCTTATGTCGATCATATCGTTCCTTATTATTCTTCacaaagagaagaagaagatgaaggaatTCTACAAAAATAATGGCGGCCCTCTATTAGAGGAAGCAACAGgcattaaaattttcaaaaagggGGAGCTCAAGCCATTTTTGAAGAATAGCAACATAATTGGAAAAGGTGGATTTGGTAAAGTTTACAAGGGCCTTCTTGACAATAAAGAAGTTGCAATAAAGAAGCCAATCAATGGTAGCGTGCGAGAGAATAAACAATTTGCCAATGAAGTCATCATCCAATCTCAAGTCATCCACAAGAACATTGTTAGGCTCATTGGATGTTGCCTTGAAGTTGAAGCCCCCCTGCTGGTCTATGAGTTTATCTCACAAGGTAGCCTCCATGATATTCTTCACAACCACAATAACAAGGTGGCACTCAACTTGGAGGCACGTTTGAATATCGCTGCGCAGTCAGCCGATGGGCTAGCTTATATGCACTCAAAAGCAAATATTAGAATTCTACACGGTGATGTCAAGCCAGCAAATATACTCTTGGATGATAACTTTGTACCCAAGATTTCCGACTTCGGCATATCTAGGTTGCTTGCTAGAGACAAGGAACACACAGGATCAGTCATCGGTGACATGAATTATATGGATCCAGTATATCAACGAGAAGGCCTACTCACCGAAAAAAGTGATGTCTACAGTTTTGGAGTTGTGATCCTGGAGCTTATTAGTAGCAGGAGGGCCATACATTCTGAGAATAATAGCTTGTTAAAGAGCTTTCTTGAATacgataagaaaaaggaaaaaatgaccGAGCTTTTTGACAAGGAAATTGCAATAACAAAAGATTTGGAGCTTCTTGATAGTCTAGCATGCATGGCCCTGAAATGCCTTAGCCTTGATGTAGAACAAAGACCAACAATGATGGAGATAGCTGAGCAGCTACTCATACTGAGCCGCTCTCGTAAGGTGTAA